In one Mycobacteroides chelonae genomic region, the following are encoded:
- the rpmG gene encoding 50S ribosomal protein L33: MASSTDVRPKVTLACETCKHRNYITKKNRRNDPDRLELKKFCPNCGSHQPHKESR, from the coding sequence GTGGCCTCCAGCACAGACGTCCGGCCCAAGGTCACCTTGGCATGTGAGACGTGCAAGCACCGTAACTACATCACCAAGAAGAACCGGCGTAACGACCCTGACCGGCTGGAACTGAAGAAGTTCTGCCCGAACTGCGGATCGCACCAGCCTCACAAAGAGTCGCGCTAG
- a CDS encoding NAD(P)/FAD-dependent oxidoreductase, translating into MSEPGLIIAGSGPAGVAAAESFREHNASAPVQILTADPDSPYERPPLSKQYLRRQTDDVILHPPSWYDERAIELISSTAIDRIDVDDRAVYAGEQRYDFRSLILAPGAAPSPLSVPGGHHALLLRSLTDATVLRDVADTADAAVVVGAGFIGCEAAASLSLRGVSVTLVAPESLPQETRLGREAGERLRDLVTAAGVHYIGGVEVEEITGKGVRLNTGVTVAGDLTLAATGVTPQSRLAAKAGIRVEDSRIVVGADMRTSASGVYAAGDVARAWNAIAGRYLTVEHWQDAIDQGSVAGASAAGHEAIWDAVRGFWTTIGEATVKYHAWGDGYEDSRMISSTEGFTVWYEANAATVAVLTYNADDDYELGRQLIAEGRPAPTAAR; encoded by the coding sequence ATGAGTGAACCAGGCCTGATCATCGCCGGTAGTGGCCCGGCAGGCGTCGCGGCAGCGGAGTCATTCCGCGAGCACAACGCGAGCGCACCGGTGCAGATACTCACCGCAGACCCCGACTCCCCCTATGAACGTCCGCCGCTGAGCAAGCAGTATCTGCGGAGACAGACAGATGACGTCATCCTGCATCCCCCGTCTTGGTACGACGAGCGCGCAATCGAACTCATCAGCAGTACAGCGATAGACCGCATCGACGTCGATGACCGTGCTGTGTACGCGGGCGAGCAGCGCTATGACTTCCGCAGCCTCATCCTTGCGCCCGGCGCGGCACCCTCCCCCTTGTCCGTACCGGGTGGGCACCACGCTCTGCTGCTGCGCTCATTGACCGACGCCACCGTGCTGCGGGACGTAGCGGACACCGCTGACGCCGCGGTCGTTGTCGGCGCCGGGTTCATCGGCTGCGAAGCCGCGGCATCCCTGTCGCTACGCGGTGTGTCGGTGACTTTGGTTGCACCCGAATCCCTTCCTCAAGAAACGCGGCTTGGCAGAGAGGCCGGCGAGCGCCTGCGCGACCTGGTGACCGCGGCAGGGGTGCATTACATCGGCGGGGTGGAGGTCGAGGAAATCACCGGGAAGGGCGTAAGGCTCAACACTGGTGTCACCGTCGCTGGCGATCTCACTCTTGCCGCCACGGGTGTCACACCACAAAGCCGCCTCGCCGCTAAAGCCGGTATACGGGTGGAGGATTCGCGAATCGTCGTCGGCGCCGACATGCGCACGTCCGCGAGCGGAGTCTACGCCGCCGGAGATGTCGCCCGTGCATGGAACGCCATCGCCGGGCGATATCTGACAGTGGAACACTGGCAGGACGCGATCGACCAGGGCTCGGTTGCGGGAGCCTCCGCTGCGGGCCATGAGGCTATCTGGGATGCGGTACGGGGGTTTTGGACCACCATTGGCGAGGCCACGGTGAAGTACCACGCCTGGGGCGACGGCTACGAAGATAGCCGGATGATCAGTAGCACCGAGGGATTCACCGTTTGGTACGAAGCCAACGCTGCGACG